The Desulfovibrio sp. genomic interval GACCCCATCGCCATGCAGGAAAGCCATTACGACGCCCCGCTCGTGCTGGAACAGGTCAATGCCTTTCTCGGCCAACAAGTCTTTGACAAGGTCCAATTCGATCTGCTACAGGGCAAAACCCCACTGGACACCACGACCGGCGAGGCCCCCACGTATTGGCGGCCCCCACCGCCGCGGATAGCCAGCCTGGGTGGCCTGAACCTGGACCCGAACACCGCCGTGGGGCGCTCGTATGCGGCCTACATCCGCCAGTTTGGCCCCGGCAGGTGATATCAATTCCCCTTTGGAGGCGGACACAATGGCCGAAGAGATCACTATCGAACTGAAAAAGCCCCTGGACAAGATGACCGCCA includes:
- a CDS encoding DUF721 domain-containing protein, which produces MRPLGELIIGFASRSDAAMGFRLAMLWPRWRELLGDIAPYAHPMGHRRSTLLLAVDDPIAMQESHYDAPLVLEQVNAFLGQQVFDKVQFDLLQGKTPLDTTTGEAPTYWRPPPPRIASLGGLNLDPNTAVGRSYAAYIRQFGPGR